The DNA sequence TGTGCGGGGCCACATGCCGGGCGATGAAGTGTGCCGCACCCGACTCGCCATGGCGGACCACGAACATATCGATGTGCATGGCCTCCAGGTTGCGCAGGGTATCGAGCAGGGTCTCGCCCTTGATCGCGCTGGAGGCATCGATGTTGATGTTGAGTACGTCGGCCGACAGGCGCTTGGCTGCCAGCTCGAAGGTGGTACGGGTACGGGTGCTGGCCTCGAAGAACAGGTTGACGATGGTCTTGCCGCGCAGCAGCGGGACCTTCTTGACGGTCTGTTCGGTCACGCCGGAAAAGGATTCGGCGGTGTCCAGGATATCCGTCACCAGCTGGTGGCCGAGACCCTCGATGCTCAGAAAGTGGCGCAGCCGGCCGTGGGCGTCTACTTGCAGGCTACCGGACTTCATGCGGGTTTCTGCAGCTCCAGAATGAGCGGCCCTGGCCCGGTGAGTTTGACATGCTCTCGGGGCCCGAGCTCCATGTGGCGGCCGACGACGTTGGCCTCGATGGGCAGCTCCCGGCCGCTGCGTTCGACCAGTACGGCGAGCACGATGGTCGCCGGCCGGCCATAGTCGAACAGTTCGTTGAGTGCGGCGCGGATGGTGCGACCGGTATGGAGCACGTCATCGACCAGGATGATGTTGCGGTCGTCGAGGTCGAAGGGCAGGTCCGACGGCCGAACCTGGGGATTCATACCGATGCGGGTGAAGTCGTCGCGGTAGAAGGAGATGTCCAGGCTGCCGAGCGGCACCTGCAGGCCGAGGCGCTGGTGCAGGCGCTCTGCGACCCAGACGCCACCAGTGTGGATGCCGACCATGGCCGGATCCTCGAGTCCGCGTGACTTGATCAGCTCGCGCAGCTGGGCGGCGGTAATGTCCAGCAGCGCCTCGACCTCGTTGGTGTTCGCCATGCCTCAGTCTCCTTGACTGTCCAGCCAATCTTGCAGAATCACCTGCGCCGCGACCTGGTCGGTGGCGCCGGATCCAGGCAGTCTACCAGCATGTTCCCGCAACCACTGCTCCGCCGTGTGCGAACTGAGCCGCTCGTCGTGCAGGAACACCGGCAGATGGAAGCGGCCCTCCAGGCGGCGGGCGAAGCGCTGCGCGGCGTGTGTGACCTCGCTGG is a window from the Gammaproteobacteria bacterium genome containing:
- the pyrR gene encoding bifunctional pyr operon transcriptional regulator/uracil phosphoribosyltransferase PyrR; the encoded protein is MANTNEVEALLDITAAQLRELIKSRGLEDPAMVGIHTGGVWVAERLHQRLGLQVPLGSLDISFYRDDFTRIGMNPQVRPSDLPFDLDDRNIILVDDVLHTGRTIRAALNELFDYGRPATIVLAVLVERSGRELPIEANVVGRHMELGPREHVKLTGPGPLILELQKPA